One genomic segment of Pyruvatibacter mobilis includes these proteins:
- a CDS encoding complex I NDUFA9 subunit family protein: protein MSDKIVTVFGGSGFLGRHVVRELAKRGYRVRAAMRHPSRAGFLRTMGLPGQVEAVYADIRDDESVARALNGASMAVNLVGILFESGKQTFSALQAEGAGRIAWTAKAKGVERLVHVSAIGADTGSDAQYAASKANGEAAVLEAFPEAVILRPSIVFGKGDGFFNRFAGLARFLPALPLLGGGHTKMQPVYVDDVADAVCAALDDTGTSGKIYELGGPRVYSFKELMQIVLDETQRKRLLAPVPWPIARLQGRILGLLPNPLLTHDQVKMLETDNVVSEAAIAEKRTLGDLGIEATSVEAIVPSYLWMYRRQGQYAEDIRRETAS, encoded by the coding sequence GTGAGCGACAAGATCGTTACGGTATTTGGCGGATCGGGCTTTCTGGGCCGCCACGTGGTGCGGGAACTGGCGAAGCGCGGCTACCGCGTGCGCGCCGCCATGCGGCATCCGTCGCGGGCCGGCTTCCTGCGCACCATGGGTCTGCCGGGCCAGGTGGAAGCGGTTTACGCAGACATCCGCGATGACGAATCAGTCGCCCGCGCGCTCAACGGCGCGTCCATGGCGGTGAACCTCGTCGGCATCCTGTTTGAAAGCGGCAAGCAGACTTTCTCCGCCCTGCAGGCGGAAGGCGCCGGCCGCATAGCCTGGACCGCCAAGGCCAAGGGCGTTGAGCGGCTCGTGCATGTGTCGGCAATCGGTGCGGATACGGGCAGCGATGCGCAATACGCGGCCAGCAAGGCCAATGGCGAAGCCGCCGTGCTGGAGGCCTTCCCCGAAGCCGTGATCCTTCGCCCCTCCATCGTGTTCGGCAAGGGCGACGGTTTCTTCAACCGGTTTGCAGGTCTTGCCCGGTTCCTGCCGGCGCTGCCGCTGCTCGGCGGCGGGCACACGAAAATGCAGCCGGTCTATGTGGATGACGTGGCTGATGCGGTATGCGCGGCGCTGGACGACACGGGCACCTCGGGCAAGATCTATGAATTGGGCGGCCCGCGCGTCTACAGCTTCAAGGAGCTGATGCAGATCGTCCTTGATGAGACCCAGCGCAAGCGTCTGCTGGCGCCGGTGCCCTGGCCCATCGCCCGCCTCCAGGGCCGCATCCTCGGGCTGCTGCCCAATCCGCTGCTCACCCATGACCAGGTGAAGATGCTGGAAACCGACAATGTGGTGAGCGAGGCAGCCATCGCTGAGAAGCGCACCCTCGGCGACCTCGGCATCGAGGCGACCAGCGTCGAGGCCATTGTGCCCAGCTATCTGTGGATGTACCGCCGCCAGGGCCAGTATGCGGAAGATATCCGCCGCGAAACCGCGTCCTGA